In Primulina eburnea isolate SZY01 chromosome 14, ASM2296580v1, whole genome shotgun sequence, the following proteins share a genomic window:
- the LOC140811136 gene encoding uncharacterized protein, protein MIVLSWNCRGLGHPRAIPSVFELVRAHKPDAIFLFETLAQTNKVEQIRIKLKFDGAFVVDQEGRSGRINILWRNTKFCHVTDYSRIHIDATITDNLNHVWRFTGFYGDFNDLLSPLDKRGRLDRPNWMIQGFRETIMECNLQDLPIIGHQLTCEHGRGKANMVEDRTPG, encoded by the exons ATGATCGTCCTAAGTTGGAATTGCCGAGGGTTGGGCCACCCTCGAGCAATTCCCTCAGTGTTTGAGCTTGTACGTGCTCACAAGCCTGATGCGATATTCCTTTTTGAAACTCTTGCTCAAACAAACAAAGTTGAACAAATACGTATCAAACTAAAATTTGATGGTGCTTTTGTGGTCGATCAGGAAGGAAGAAGTGGCAGAATCAATATTTTGTGGCGTAATACCAAATTTTGCCATGTAACCGATTACTCCCGTATTCATATTGATGCTACTATAACTGACAACTTGAATCATGTGTGGAGATTTACTGGATTCTATG GAGACTTTAATGATCTCCTCTCACCCCTGGACAAGAGGGGAAGATTAGATCGCCCAAACTGGATGATCCAGGGTTTTCGTGAGACAATAATGGAATGCAATCTGCAAGATCTCCCTATAATTGGGCACCAATTAACCTGTGAGCATGGTCGTGGAAAAGCGAATATGGTTGAAGATCGAACGCCTGGATAG